From the Phyllobacterium zundukense genome, one window contains:
- a CDS encoding L,D-transpeptidase family protein: MKTFVGMSTFFLIVSVIVAEAADVKPDAINSASLSTIPAERASKPSADPDPAIVRLQVLLDRAGTSPGVIDGIYGKNVIKAVASFEKMTGMPPDGAIDPEVISRLETGGSIIGTYTVTADDAKGLVDHIPADYGEKAKMPSLGYTSVAEKLSERFHMHIDLLTALNPGSDFVPGETVQVAMPGPPRQGKVARIEADKTAGLVTAYDNRDVILAAYPATVGSEDNPSPGGTHKVKGVARMPVFRYNPKVNFKQGKNDKVLTIPKGPNGPVGSVWIDLTEPTYGIHGTPDPELINKVGSHGCVRLTNWDAEELAGMVKPGVVVRFID; the protein is encoded by the coding sequence ATGAAAACATTTGTTGGAATGTCAACGTTCTTTCTGATCGTTTCCGTTATCGTCGCTGAAGCCGCAGACGTCAAACCCGACGCGATCAATTCTGCATCCCTGTCCACAATCCCGGCGGAGCGCGCTTCCAAACCATCAGCGGATCCCGATCCTGCGATCGTCCGCCTTCAGGTTCTCCTCGACCGCGCGGGTACATCGCCGGGCGTGATCGACGGCATTTATGGAAAGAACGTTATCAAGGCGGTGGCCAGTTTCGAAAAGATGACGGGGATGCCCCCGGACGGCGCAATCGACCCCGAGGTAATCAGCAGGCTGGAGACGGGTGGCTCGATTATCGGCACCTACACGGTCACGGCCGACGACGCGAAAGGCCTCGTGGACCATATTCCCGCAGACTACGGCGAAAAGGCGAAGATGCCCAGCTTGGGTTACACCAGCGTCGCCGAAAAGCTTTCAGAGCGTTTCCACATGCATATCGACCTGCTGACTGCGCTTAATCCAGGTTCGGATTTCGTCCCTGGGGAGACAGTCCAGGTAGCGATGCCGGGTCCCCCGCGCCAAGGAAAGGTGGCCCGCATCGAAGCCGACAAGACGGCTGGGCTAGTCACGGCTTACGATAATCGTGATGTCATTCTAGCGGCGTATCCCGCGACGGTTGGCAGCGAGGACAATCCTTCTCCAGGGGGTACGCACAAGGTGAAGGGCGTCGCGCGGATGCCCGTCTTTAGGTACAACCCAAAGGTCAACTTTAAGCAAGGGAAGAACGACAAGGTCCTCACCATCCCCAAGGGCCCCAATGGGCCGGTCGGAAGTGTCTGGATCGATCTAACCGAGCCAACCTACGGCATTCATGGAACGCCTGATCCCGAGCTTATCAACAAAGTCGGGTCGCATGGCTGCGTTCGTCTGACGAACTGGGACGCCGAGGAGCTAGCTGGAATGGTGAAGCCGGGCGTCGTTGTCCGGTTCATCGACTAA
- a CDS encoding sulfurtransferase: MPQDPVIEIKDVSGLSNILLLDVRDKSAFDADHAEGAVRVPVELWVDAAKNSETSFADVGFWQQQIRDLGVKAKSSAIVFDDGRLTEAARVWFILQYFGATTYVLNGGWDAVKGSRITNVATQSGTQNPFIAKPGTGKVGLIEREALRDEIGNGAVIFDARTQAEFDGLDLKNNARGGHLPGALLLSHSELLDGKRLKAAATLHRLIDHTGFQPGDHIVTHCDGGGRAALAAVAAVRAGYPGVRVYYLSFADWAKDESCPIV, from the coding sequence ATGCCGCAGGATCCCGTAATCGAAATCAAAGATGTCAGTGGTCTGTCCAACATCCTGCTGCTCGATGTGAGGGACAAATCGGCGTTCGATGCCGATCACGCAGAGGGGGCTGTTCGTGTCCCGGTCGAGCTATGGGTTGATGCGGCTAAGAACAGCGAAACGTCGTTCGCAGACGTCGGTTTTTGGCAGCAACAAATCAGAGATCTTGGAGTAAAGGCAAAGTCGTCCGCAATCGTGTTTGACGACGGGCGGCTGACCGAAGCGGCTCGCGTATGGTTCATTCTGCAATATTTCGGAGCAACCACCTATGTGCTGAATGGCGGCTGGGATGCCGTGAAAGGCAGCAGGATCACCAACGTTGCAACCCAATCCGGAACACAGAATCCGTTTATCGCGAAACCGGGTACTGGCAAAGTCGGTCTTATCGAGCGTGAGGCCCTTAGGGACGAGATTGGCAATGGGGCCGTCATTTTCGATGCGCGTACCCAGGCGGAGTTTGACGGCCTGGACCTGAAAAACAACGCGCGCGGCGGTCACTTGCCCGGTGCTCTGCTGCTTTCTCATTCCGAGCTGCTTGATGGCAAGCGACTGAAGGCAGCCGCGACCTTGCACCGTCTTATCGACCATACTGGTTTTCAGCCCGGCGATCATATCGTCACGCACTGCGATGGTGGCGGGCGGGCCGCTTTGGCGGCCGTGGCGGCTGTAAGGGCGGGCTATCCCGGCGTTCGGGTGTACTATCTGAGTTTTGCTGACTGGGCGAAAGACGAAAGCTGTCCCATCGTCTAA
- a CDS encoding NAD(P)/FAD-dependent oxidoreductase produces the protein MEFQTETPLLQRPVCPVHLGFYMTPMTGRLRVAGTVELGGTSAGPNPCQFELLDRGVRQYFPKLDHASAKWLGFRPSLPDSRPVIGRSRNSKNVIFAFGHGHLGLTLAAITSRLVASLINGDTDPLTTGFTPDRFPS, from the coding sequence GTGGAATTCCAGACTGAAACTCCGCTGCTGCAGCGTCCGGTGTGTCCCGTCCATCTCGGATTTTATATGACGCCCATGACCGGCAGGCTTCGGGTGGCTGGCACTGTCGAACTCGGCGGAACCAGTGCTGGCCCTAATCCTTGCCAGTTTGAGCTTCTGGATCGCGGCGTACGCCAGTATTTCCCGAAACTGGACCACGCCTCAGCCAAGTGGTTGGGTTTCAGGCCGTCACTGCCGGATTCGCGGCCGGTCATTGGGCGGAGCCGCAACAGCAAAAATGTGATCTTCGCCTTTGGCCACGGCCATCTGGGACTGACCTTGGCTGCCATTACAAGTAGATTGGTCGCCAGCCTCATCAATGGCGACACGGATCCATTGACGACGGGCTTCACTCCGGACCGGTTTCCGAGCTGA
- a CDS encoding YdcH family protein, producing the protein MSIKNHLTTLRSKHQELDRSVASLEAAPAADSLHITQLKKEKLQLKEEITDLEAKITRH; encoded by the coding sequence ATGTCCATCAAAAATCATCTGACAACACTTCGCAGCAAACATCAGGAACTCGACCGTTCTGTCGCTTCACTTGAGGCAGCGCCAGCCGCAGACAGTCTCCATATCACTCAGCTCAAGAAAGAAAAGCTGCAGCTAAAGGAGGAGATTACCGACCTCGAGGCCAAAATCACCCGACACTGA
- a CDS encoding YihY/virulence factor BrkB family protein has product MSGTTGPFGTRRDQDAQPCTVIRTRNLDQVFAMASTSKKATARETLLRRARQRGRGRRARAPAEIPTKGWKDVLYRVYDALWEDRIMLIAAGATFYLLLALFPALTAFVSVYGFLADRATVAGNTSLLIGILPIDSVNLIRLQLEALAAQDTKVLSLGFFIGLSVALWSANNGIKAIFEALNVAYSENESRSFLKLNVVSFVFTFSGIFFGIILITTLGIIPRLLTLFGLDGWNAALVSLARWPLTAVVVAGAISVIYRFGPDREHAKWRWLSWGAVLATLVWMITSAGFTFYLTNFADYNATYGALGAVAGLMVWTWISVIVLILGAELNAELEHQTAIDTTTGDPLPMGERGATVADTLGESVNETGSKKPSS; this is encoded by the coding sequence ATGAGCGGCACGACAGGCCCGTTTGGCACGCGGCGAGACCAAGATGCTCAACCCTGTACCGTGATACGCACTAGAAATTTGGATCAAGTTTTTGCGATGGCCTCAACATCGAAGAAGGCAACTGCTCGTGAGACGCTACTGCGGCGCGCAAGGCAGCGCGGGCGGGGACGCCGTGCGCGCGCTCCTGCTGAAATTCCGACGAAGGGTTGGAAAGACGTGCTCTACCGAGTTTACGACGCTTTGTGGGAAGATCGGATTATGTTAATTGCGGCCGGGGCAACATTTTATTTGTTGCTTGCCTTGTTTCCGGCGCTGACCGCGTTCGTGTCGGTCTATGGCTTTCTGGCTGATCGCGCCACCGTCGCTGGCAACACCTCGCTGCTCATCGGCATTCTGCCGATAGACTCGGTTAATCTGATCCGGTTGCAGCTGGAGGCCCTTGCTGCCCAAGATACTAAGGTACTCAGTCTCGGCTTCTTCATCGGACTTTCCGTGGCGCTTTGGAGCGCGAACAATGGCATCAAAGCCATCTTCGAAGCATTGAATGTTGCATACAGCGAAAACGAAAGCCGCAGCTTCCTGAAACTAAATGTGGTGTCGTTTGTGTTTACCTTCAGTGGCATTTTTTTTGGGATCATTTTGATCACTACATTGGGTATTATCCCACGCCTGTTGACGCTGTTTGGCCTTGACGGGTGGAATGCTGCATTGGTTAGCTTGGCACGATGGCCGCTAACTGCTGTCGTTGTTGCTGGGGCGATCTCTGTTATTTATCGCTTCGGGCCGGATCGGGAACACGCAAAGTGGCGCTGGCTGTCGTGGGGAGCCGTTCTTGCAACCTTGGTGTGGATGATTACATCTGCAGGCTTCACATTCTATCTTACAAATTTTGCAGACTACAATGCCACCTATGGTGCGCTGGGTGCAGTCGCCGGCCTGATGGTATGGACGTGGATTTCGGTGATAGTCCTCATCCTCGGCGCCGAACTAAACGCGGAACTGGAACATCAAACCGCAATCGATACCACGACCGGGGATCCGCTTCCCATGGGAGAACGCGGGGCGACGGTTGCTGATACACTCGGCGAATCTGTCAATGAGACCGGAAGCAAAAAGCCATCCTCCTGA
- a CDS encoding aspartyl/asparaginyl beta-hydroxylase domain-containing protein: MRRPITTGMEKLVPVSTSGSKAPPSDSGSAMRMVSGTQLTRHADPIAISLRYHLGLATPNSDACFINVDGHTLSWRDGKILLFDETYLHFVRNDTDSDRLILMCDVKRPLNPLGAVFNFFYKGLTRASVVPNTPEDHRGLANTIFAGLARPCWHAARH, from the coding sequence ATGAGGAGGCCGATCACCACCGGCATGGAGAAGCTCGTGCCGGTCAGCACCAGCGGTAGTAAGGCGCCGCCAAGTGACAGCGGAAGTGCCATGAGAATGGTCAGCGGTACCCAGCTGACCCGGCACGCCGACCCGATCGCCATATCCCTGCGCTACCACCTCGGTCTCGCCACACCGAACTCCGACGCCTGCTTCATCAACGTGGATGGCCACACCCTGAGTTGGCGCGATGGAAAGATTCTCCTGTTCGATGAGACCTACCTGCACTTCGTGCGCAACGATACCGACTCCGACCGCCTCATCCTCATGTGTGACGTAAAACGGCCGTTGAACCCCCTGGGCGCGGTGTTCAATTTCTTCTACAAAGGCTTAACACGCGCCTCGGTGGTACCCAACACGCCAGAAGACCATCGAGGCCTGGCCAACACGATCTTCGCAGGGCTCGCGCGCCCCTGCTGGCACGCAGCAAGGCACTGA
- a CDS encoding complex I NDUFA9 subunit family protein — MTSDSLTQKRIVTVFGGTGFLGRRIVRRLLEKGFTVRAVSRHPDRVAALFSLDARAPEAIRADILDPASVALAVAGAHTVVNAVSLYVEHGNRTFERVHVKAAADLAAASRNSRVEQFILISGIGSDPQSESSYIRARGRGEHAVASTFPSVIIRPSVMTGPDDTFLTVLVRLIRLLPVYPLFGDGGTRLQPVYVGDVAEAISHLIDRNDPGGSSIFELGGPQVYTYEELLREIARQLDIQIRLIPIPFEVWSVLARMAEFLPAVPLTRNQIDLMRRDNVAAADLPGLKQLDIEPHYISEVIRAIEQANR, encoded by the coding sequence ATGACTAGTGACAGCCTAACCCAAAAACGAATTGTCACGGTGTTTGGCGGAACCGGCTTTTTGGGGCGCAGGATCGTCAGACGGCTCCTGGAAAAAGGCTTCACTGTCCGTGCCGTATCCCGACATCCAGACCGGGTGGCCGCACTCTTCTCCTTGGATGCGAGGGCTCCGGAAGCCATCCGGGCTGATATCCTGGATCCCGCCTCGGTGGCTCTGGCCGTCGCCGGGGCGCATACTGTCGTGAATGCTGTCAGCCTGTATGTCGAACACGGAAATCGAACGTTTGAGCGGGTGCATGTCAAGGCAGCGGCGGATCTCGCCGCTGCCTCGCGCAATAGCAGGGTGGAGCAGTTCATTCTGATATCGGGGATCGGCTCCGATCCCCAATCGGAATCAAGTTACATTCGAGCACGCGGGCGAGGGGAACATGCCGTGGCGAGCACATTTCCAAGCGTCATCATCCGTCCGTCCGTAATGACGGGCCCGGACGACACTTTCCTTACTGTCCTTGTCAGGCTGATACGCCTCCTGCCTGTCTATCCGCTGTTTGGGGACGGCGGAACACGGCTTCAACCGGTCTATGTGGGAGACGTCGCGGAAGCCATAAGCCATTTGATCGACCGCAACGACCCCGGCGGTTCGTCCATCTTCGAATTGGGCGGCCCGCAAGTCTACACCTATGAGGAACTGCTACGAGAGATTGCCCGGCAACTCGATATACAGATCCGGCTGATACCGATCCCCTTTGAGGTCTGGAGCGTTTTGGCGCGGATGGCGGAATTCCTTCCTGCAGTTCCCCTCACACGCAACCAAATCGACCTTATGCGTCGTGACAACGTGGCAGCAGCCGATCTGCCTGGCCTAAAGCAACTTGACATCGAACCGCACTATATCAGTGAGGTGATCCGTGCGATCGAGCAAGCGAACAGATAG
- a CDS encoding calcium-binding protein yields the protein MKTSHHRIYTALPVPDMQLDVSGDATIASSPGNDHLFGSAGTDWMDGGAGDDHVYGEGGEDWLYGGDGNDVVDGGDGNDRLNGGNGADTLIGGKGTDWLDGGSGPDHLLGGDGDDWLRGGANNDTLDGGAGNDRINGGAGYDHLIGGDGNDWLEAGDGGGGSYQVIDGGAGDDVMRSEGFFTLFIAGLGHDRIDGGRGYSLVDYSGSLGPIHASFDKADTAGDILTSIDAISGSNFSDFFDARASMERLSIAGGGGDDTIFGSTYADSLVAGGGSDIVYGGAGDDYIYAGYPPGNDRLFGGDGNDTITGGYREGTVTMFGGNGDDRLETTSNDILWGGTGNDTFIFNPYSDARIEDLDAGDVIDLHRIDANPYGEEDSGQPFDYIGTAEFSNVVGQLRFNHVIGEDFGYLESWNGEADGDVRILISNIDPLEPAPDFNFIL from the coding sequence ATGAAAACTTCACATCATCGAATTTACACAGCACTCCCGGTGCCGGACATGCAGCTGGACGTCTCCGGCGACGCGACAATTGCAAGCAGCCCCGGCAATGATCACCTCTTCGGCAGCGCCGGAACAGACTGGATGGATGGCGGCGCGGGCGACGATCATGTCTATGGCGAAGGAGGCGAGGACTGGCTGTATGGTGGTGATGGTAATGATGTCGTGGATGGTGGCGACGGCAATGATCGCCTTAATGGGGGCAACGGCGCCGACACGCTAATCGGGGGAAAGGGAACGGACTGGCTTGATGGCGGTTCAGGACCTGACCACCTTTTGGGGGGCGACGGCGATGACTGGCTGCGGGGCGGCGCCAACAACGACACACTTGACGGCGGCGCTGGCAATGACCGCATTAACGGTGGTGCCGGGTATGACCATCTCATTGGCGGCGATGGAAATGACTGGCTCGAAGCAGGTGATGGTGGAGGCGGAAGCTACCAGGTGATTGACGGCGGTGCCGGTGATGACGTCATGCGTTCAGAAGGATTTTTTACTCTCTTTATCGCCGGGCTGGGTCACGACAGGATCGACGGTGGGCGGGGCTACAGTTTGGTGGATTATTCAGGCAGTCTTGGTCCAATCCATGCCAGTTTTGACAAAGCCGATACTGCGGGGGACATCTTGACGTCCATTGATGCAATTTCCGGCAGCAATTTCTCCGATTTTTTTGATGCTCGCGCCAGCATGGAACGTCTTTCGATCGCCGGCGGAGGCGGCGACGACACCATTTTTGGTTCGACCTATGCAGATAGCCTCGTTGCCGGTGGCGGCAGCGATATCGTGTATGGCGGTGCCGGCGATGATTATATCTACGCCGGATATCCGCCCGGTAACGATCGCCTGTTCGGCGGGGATGGAAACGACACAATAACCGGTGGTTATCGTGAGGGCACCGTAACAATGTTCGGCGGCAACGGTGACGACAGGCTTGAAACCACGAGTAATGACATCCTCTGGGGCGGCACCGGCAATGACACTTTCATTTTCAATCCATACTCGGATGCAAGGATCGAAGATCTGGATGCTGGCGATGTGATTGACCTCCACCGCATTGATGCGAATCCTTATGGAGAGGAGGATTCTGGCCAACCATTCGATTATATCGGCACTGCGGAGTTTTCGAACGTTGTCGGCCAGCTGCGTTTCAACCATGTCATAGGCGAAGATTTCGGATATCTGGAGAGTTGGAACGGCGAAGCCGACGGTGACGTTCGGATCCTGATTTCTAATATCGATCCCCTCGAACCGGCTCCGGATTTCAACTTCATCTTATGA
- a CDS encoding SAM-dependent methyltransferase, which yields MRVGRLLPVSLISAATLAHEVLLMRLFSIIQWHHFAYMIISIALLGFGASGTFVAFARRPLVERYPAAFAASAALFGITAVASFAGAERLPFNALEIVWNPGQLGWLAASYALLILPFFFGATCIGLAFSRHPGQIGRVYAFDLVGAGIGALGTVGLLFLVFPSAALRFVAALGFVAAALAATGMARHRWLAVGSLGLAAAVIAVWLPSSWTAPDPYMSQYKGLRMALEVPNARVVEERSSPLGLLTVVESPTVPFRYVPGLSLANTQEPPAQLAVFTDGDSITAITAYGGTPATVAYLDRTTAALPYRILERPRMLILGAGGGEQVLLALRAGADTVDAVEVNPQMIDLVRNRFADFDGGIFSRPNVHLHLAEARAFAATTGERYDLIQMPLLDSFSAAAAGVQSMHENYTYTAEALRDYLAVLKPDGVIAITRWLRVPPRDILKLFATATAALEADGVAEPGRHLALIRSWNTATLLVAKSPFMGEDVTAIRGFAAENFFDISWAPGISASDVNRYNQLDQEYLYEGALALLGPERADFTERYKFDIAPATDNRPYFFDFFRWRALPELLTLRTQGGAAMLDWGYLILVTTLVQAAVLSAVLILLPLWLRRRALGGAACRLRFGLYFLALGLAFLFIEIAFIQRFVLFLGHPLYAVAVVLAGFLAFAGLGSAVAARWMAAVGRGSAVRGIALAVVVIAFLAATYLLALPLIFERLLALPDAAKIAIALLLIAPLAVFMGMPFPLGLGHVGARSEAFIPWAWGINGCASVLSAILAPLLAMHVGFTGVVTIATVLYLVAPALLAGSWDRYDQQTSQGFIPDRS from the coding sequence ATGAGAGTGGGGCGCCTGCTGCCGGTCAGTCTCATATCGGCGGCGACCCTTGCCCACGAAGTGCTGCTGATGCGGCTCTTTTCGATTATTCAGTGGCATCATTTTGCCTATATGATCATAAGCATCGCGCTCCTGGGCTTCGGCGCGAGCGGTACATTCGTTGCGTTCGCCCGCCGCCCCCTGGTGGAGCGGTACCCGGCTGCTTTCGCAGCGTCGGCAGCGCTGTTCGGCATTACTGCGGTTGCCAGCTTCGCCGGTGCCGAACGCCTGCCGTTCAACGCGCTCGAGATCGTCTGGAATCCGGGGCAGCTCGGTTGGCTCGCGGCCAGCTATGCTCTCCTGATCCTGCCGTTCTTTTTCGGTGCAACCTGTATCGGCCTTGCCTTCAGCCGCCATCCTGGCCAGATCGGACGCGTCTATGCCTTCGACCTAGTCGGCGCAGGGATCGGCGCGCTGGGCACCGTCGGACTCTTGTTCCTGGTCTTTCCCTCTGCGGCGCTGCGCTTCGTCGCAGCGCTGGGATTCGTGGCAGCTGCCCTCGCCGCGACGGGCATGGCTCGCCATCGGTGGCTCGCCGTGGGCAGCCTCGGGCTTGCCGCCGCGGTCATCGCGGTGTGGCTACCATCGTCCTGGACGGCCCCCGATCCTTACATGTCGCAGTACAAGGGCCTCCGCATGGCTCTCGAAGTGCCGAACGCGCGGGTGGTCGAGGAGCGATCGAGCCCGCTCGGACTGCTGACGGTCGTCGAGAGCCCGACCGTCCCTTTCCGGTACGTGCCGGGCCTCAGCCTCGCCAACACCCAAGAGCCGCCCGCGCAACTCGCCGTATTCACCGATGGCGACAGTATTACGGCGATCACCGCCTATGGCGGCACCCCGGCGACGGTCGCTTATCTCGACCGGACAACGGCGGCGCTTCCGTACCGCATTCTTGAGCGGCCGCGAATGCTAATCCTTGGTGCCGGCGGCGGCGAGCAGGTGCTGCTGGCGCTGCGCGCCGGAGCCGATACCGTGGATGCTGTAGAGGTCAACCCGCAGATGATCGACCTGGTTCGGAATCGCTTCGCCGACTTCGACGGCGGTATCTTCAGCCGACCGAACGTGCATCTGCATCTAGCCGAGGCGCGCGCCTTCGCTGCGACGACGGGCGAGCGTTACGACCTGATCCAGATGCCGCTCCTAGACTCCTTCAGCGCGGCCGCGGCCGGCGTGCAGAGTATGCATGAGAACTACACTTACACCGCGGAGGCACTGCGGGATTACCTAGCGGTGCTGAAACCGGATGGAGTCATCGCCATCACGCGATGGCTGCGGGTGCCGCCGCGTGACATCCTCAAGCTGTTCGCCACTGCTACCGCAGCGCTTGAAGCGGATGGCGTGGCCGAGCCAGGCCGGCACTTGGCGCTGATCCGGAGCTGGAACACTGCAACCCTGCTCGTCGCCAAGTCGCCGTTCATGGGCGAAGACGTCACAGCCATCCGCGGCTTCGCGGCCGAGAATTTCTTTGACATCTCCTGGGCGCCGGGCATCTCCGCGAGCGACGTGAACCGCTACAACCAGCTCGACCAGGAATATCTTTACGAGGGAGCTCTCGCTCTCCTCGGCCCTGAGCGAGCCGATTTCACCGAGCGCTACAAGTTCGATATTGCACCGGCCACTGACAATCGACCCTATTTCTTCGACTTTTTCCGCTGGCGTGCCCTGCCCGAACTCCTGACGCTGCGCACCCAAGGTGGCGCAGCGATGCTCGACTGGGGCTACCTGATCTTGGTGACGACGCTCGTCCAGGCGGCTGTCCTCAGCGCCGTCCTGATCCTGTTGCCGCTCTGGCTTCGCCGGCGCGCACTTGGGGGAGCCGCATGCCGGCTGCGCTTCGGGCTCTATTTCCTTGCCTTGGGCCTGGCCTTCCTCTTCATCGAGATCGCCTTCATCCAGCGATTCGTGCTGTTCCTTGGCCATCCGCTCTACGCTGTCGCTGTCGTGCTTGCGGGTTTCCTTGCCTTCGCCGGTCTCGGTAGCGCCGTAGCCGCACGCTGGATGGCGGCGGTCGGACGCGGATCGGCGGTGCGTGGCATTGCACTCGCCGTCGTGGTGATCGCATTCCTGGCTGCCACCTACCTGCTTGCGCTGCCCTTAATATTCGAACGGCTGCTGGCACTCCCGGATGCCGCGAAGATCGCGATCGCACTCCTCCTCATAGCGCCGCTCGCCGTCTTCATGGGCATGCCGTTCCCCCTCGGCCTCGGCCACGTCGGCGCACGCTCGGAGGCGTTTATTCCCTGGGCATGGGGGATCAATGGCTGTGCGTCGGTGCTGAGCGCGATCCTCGCCCCACTGCTTGCAATGCATGTCGGGTTCACTGGCGTCGTGACGATCGCCACCGTCCTCTATCTTGTGGCCCCGGCCTTACTCGCCGGGTCGTGGGATCGATACGATCAGCAGACGTCGCAAGGCTTTATTCCAGATCGGAGTTAG
- a CDS encoding protein-L-isoaspartate(D-aspartate) O-methyltransferase, giving the protein MRPLAQCQALLAAVLASAAAVVSTSVPAQERLAERAAMIETIKWHARSAPSAVEGQGIDPAVLKTMGKVPRHFFVPEEQRGAAYRDRPLPIGYGQTISQPFIVALMTDLINVGSGDVVLEIGTGSGYQAAVLSPLAAKVYSIEIIPELGERAAARLAGLRFDNVEVKLDDGYYGWRSHAPFDGIVVTAAASHIPPPLVEQLAKGGRMVVPVGGPFATQFLMLVEKQLDGSITTRQLLPVSFVPLRGGRAR; this is encoded by the coding sequence ATGCGTCCACTAGCCCAGTGCCAAGCGTTACTGGCCGCGGTTCTCGCGAGCGCTGCCGCCGTGGTTTCGACATCCGTGCCCGCTCAGGAGCGCCTCGCCGAGCGTGCGGCGATGATCGAAACGATCAAATGGCACGCCCGCTCAGCGCCGTCAGCGGTCGAGGGCCAGGGCATCGATCCGGCGGTGCTGAAGACGATGGGGAAGGTGCCGCGCCACTTTTTCGTGCCCGAGGAGCAGCGCGGCGCCGCCTATCGAGATCGGCCACTGCCGATCGGATACGGTCAGACGATCTCGCAGCCCTTCATCGTCGCGCTGATGACCGACCTGATTAACGTCGGATCTGGTGACGTTGTCCTCGAAATCGGCACTGGCTCGGGCTATCAGGCAGCCGTCTTGTCGCCGCTCGCAGCGAAGGTTTACTCGATTGAGATCATACCGGAACTGGGCGAAAGGGCGGCCGCCCGACTCGCGGGGCTCCGCTTCGATAATGTCGAGGTGAAGCTAGACGACGGTTACTATGGTTGGCGTTCGCACGCGCCTTTCGACGGTATCGTGGTGACTGCCGCTGCCAGCCACATCCCGCCGCCGCTGGTCGAACAGCTCGCCAAGGGGGGCCGGATGGTCGTCCCCGTGGGAGGTCCTTTCGCGACCCAGTTTCTCATGCTGGTCGAGAAGCAACTGGACGGAAGCATCACAACCCGGCAGCTGCTGCCGGTGAGCTTTGTGCCGCTGAGGGGAGGTAGGGCCCGATGA
- a CDS encoding TRAP transporter large permease subunit yields MSARLIDFASSIFGHYRGGLAQVNVFNSVLIGGISGSLGADAASDSKILVSEMIKRGYSPTFSCAITAISSILPNILPPAIAMLVYASVSNVSITKLFTAGIIPGLIVAAALMVMNKCASTVSSPFT; encoded by the coding sequence CTGTCGGCGCGCCTGATCGACTTTGCTTCATCGATCTTCGGCCATTATCGTGGCGGCCTGGCACAAGTGAACGTGTTCAATAGCGTGTTGATCGGTGGCATTTCGGGCTCGTTAGGGGCCGACGCAGCCAGCGACTCAAAGATTCTTGTGTCCGAGATGATAAAGCGCGGTTATTCGCCAACCTTTTCCTGTGCGATTACTGCCATCTCCTCGATCCTGCCGAACATCCTTCCCCCTGCAATCGCCATGCTGGTCTACGCTTCGGTATCGAATGTGTCGATCACCAAACTGTTCACCGCCGGTATCATCCCTGGCCTAATCGTGGCCGCAGCCCTGATGGTCATGAACAAATGCGCTAGTACTGTGAGTTCACCATTTACTTGA